In Rathayibacter sp. VKM Ac-2762, one DNA window encodes the following:
- a CDS encoding alpha/beta hydrolase — translation MTAPTIVLVHGAFADAASFAPVTRILLDAGHTVRVPAVPNRSLLGDAEYLRSFVEQLDGPVLLAGHSYGGAVITVAGAAENVVGLVYLAAYALEEGESLGQLQGAFPDSDLPANLVYTPFPIDGAEPGTDVSVAVSAFPEVFAAGIDPAEAAVLAVGQRPLAALAFGEAAPVAAWRTRPSWGVVAAADRTINPDVERFGYRRAGVRSVVELDAPHLVMRSHPEEVARVITDAAAELS, via the coding sequence ATGACCGCACCCACCATCGTCCTCGTCCACGGAGCGTTCGCCGACGCCGCGAGCTTCGCCCCGGTCACGCGGATCCTGCTCGACGCCGGCCACACCGTGCGCGTCCCGGCCGTGCCGAACCGCAGCCTGCTGGGCGACGCGGAGTACCTCCGCTCCTTCGTGGAGCAGCTCGACGGGCCGGTCCTGCTGGCGGGCCACTCCTACGGCGGCGCCGTGATCACGGTGGCGGGCGCCGCCGAGAACGTGGTCGGCCTCGTCTACCTCGCGGCCTACGCGCTCGAGGAGGGGGAGAGCCTCGGGCAGCTGCAGGGCGCCTTCCCCGACTCCGACCTCCCGGCGAACCTCGTCTACACACCGTTCCCGATCGACGGAGCGGAGCCGGGCACGGACGTGTCGGTCGCGGTGTCGGCGTTCCCGGAGGTGTTCGCGGCCGGGATCGATCCGGCCGAGGCGGCCGTGCTCGCGGTCGGCCAGCGCCCGCTCGCCGCTCTGGCCTTCGGTGAGGCCGCTCCCGTCGCCGCCTGGCGGACCCGGCCGAGCTGGGGCGTCGTCGCGGCCGCGGACCGGACGATCAACCCGGACGTCGAGCGGTTCGGCTACCGGCGGGCGGGCGTGCGCTCGGTCGTCGAGCTCGACGCGCCGCACCTGGTGATGCGCTCGCACCCGGAGGAGGTCGCGCGGGTCATCACCGACGCCGCGGCGGAGCTGAGCTGA
- a CDS encoding inorganic phosphate transporter produces MDPFILLALVVVTALAFDFTNGFHDTANAMATSIATGALKPRTAVALSASLNLVGAFLSIEVALTVTNAVVKIQDSSGAPDPALLEDGGSALLLIVLAGLIGGIVWNLLTWLLGLPSSSSHALFGGLIGSALAGLGLNGVNWAGDGTKLDGVVGKVILPALMSPVLAGAVAAIGTWLVFRVIGNLAEKSLHRGFRFGQIGSASLVSLAHGTNDAQKTMGVITLALIAAGGWSDTESVPFWVKLSCALAISLGTYIGGWRIIRTVGKGLVEIDTPQGMAAESASAAVILASSHLGFALSTTHVATGSILGSGVGRPGAQVRWRVALRMVIAWVITLPAAALVGAVMWWIGHLVGGAAGGLLMAAILVAVASLIYIRSRRDSIGAHNVNDEWQDAAARPAPETAGV; encoded by the coding sequence GTGGATCCCTTCATCCTGCTCGCGCTCGTCGTCGTCACGGCCCTCGCCTTCGACTTCACCAACGGCTTCCATGACACGGCGAACGCGATGGCCACGTCCATCGCGACCGGTGCCCTGAAGCCCCGCACCGCCGTCGCCCTCTCGGCGTCGCTGAACCTCGTCGGTGCGTTCCTCAGCATCGAGGTGGCGCTGACCGTCACCAACGCGGTCGTGAAGATCCAGGACTCCTCGGGCGCACCCGATCCGGCGCTGCTCGAGGACGGCGGATCCGCTCTGCTGCTGATCGTGCTGGCCGGCCTCATCGGCGGCATCGTCTGGAACCTGCTGACCTGGCTGCTCGGCCTTCCCTCGAGCTCGTCGCACGCCCTCTTCGGCGGCCTGATCGGCTCCGCTCTCGCGGGCCTCGGCCTCAACGGCGTCAACTGGGCCGGCGACGGCACGAAGCTCGACGGCGTCGTGGGCAAGGTGATCCTCCCGGCGCTGATGTCGCCCGTGCTCGCCGGAGCGGTCGCGGCGATCGGCACCTGGCTCGTCTTCCGGGTGATCGGCAACCTCGCCGAGAAGAGCCTCCACCGCGGCTTCCGCTTCGGCCAGATCGGCAGCGCCTCCCTCGTCTCGCTCGCGCACGGCACCAACGACGCGCAGAAGACCATGGGAGTGATCACGCTCGCGCTGATCGCGGCCGGCGGCTGGAGCGACACCGAGTCGGTCCCCTTCTGGGTCAAGCTCAGCTGCGCGCTGGCCATCTCGCTCGGCACCTACATCGGCGGCTGGAGGATCATCCGCACCGTCGGCAAGGGCCTCGTCGAGATCGACACCCCGCAGGGCATGGCCGCCGAGAGCGCCTCCGCCGCGGTCATCCTCGCCTCCAGCCACCTCGGCTTCGCCCTCTCGACCACCCACGTCGCGACCGGCTCGATCCTCGGCTCCGGAGTCGGCCGCCCCGGAGCGCAGGTGCGCTGGCGCGTGGCGCTGCGCATGGTGATCGCCTGGGTCATCACGCTCCCGGCCGCCGCCCTCGTCGGCGCCGTGATGTGGTGGATCGGCCACCTCGTCGGAGGCGCGGCCGGCGGCCTCCTGATGGCCGCGATCCTCGTCGCCGTCGCCTCCCTCATCTACATCCGCTCGCGCCGCGACAGCATCGGCGCGCACAACGTCAACGACGAGTGGCAGGACGCGGCGGCACGCCCCGCGCCCGAGACCGCCGGCGTCTGA
- a CDS encoding DUF3349 domain-containing protein — protein MASTDPIAAREGIVARVVGWLRAGYPSGVPEQDYLPLLGLLRRSLTTDEVEQVVARLLSESERAETVVSRAVVRERIEQLLLGPAMPEDVARVSSRLASAGWPLAGPESLAEPDTREGLVARIVRWLRAGYPAGLPEQDFVPLLALLRRRLSDEEVAEVAAGLAADAPASRADVGTAIAGVTSELPSEEDIERVRRSLAALGWPEEFAS, from the coding sequence ATGGCCTCGACCGATCCGATCGCGGCGCGGGAGGGGATCGTCGCCCGCGTGGTCGGCTGGCTGCGCGCGGGCTACCCGTCCGGCGTGCCGGAGCAGGACTACCTGCCGCTGCTGGGCCTGCTGCGCCGCAGTCTCACGACGGACGAGGTCGAGCAGGTCGTCGCGCGGCTCCTGTCGGAGTCGGAGCGGGCCGAGACGGTCGTCTCACGGGCCGTCGTGCGCGAGCGGATCGAGCAGCTGCTGCTCGGACCGGCGATGCCCGAGGACGTCGCCCGCGTCTCCTCGCGGCTCGCGAGCGCGGGCTGGCCGCTGGCGGGTCCGGAGTCGCTGGCCGAGCCGGACACCCGCGAGGGCCTGGTCGCCCGCATCGTCCGCTGGCTGCGCGCCGGCTATCCGGCCGGGCTGCCCGAGCAGGACTTCGTGCCGCTGCTGGCGCTCCTCCGCCGCCGTCTGAGCGACGAGGAGGTGGCCGAGGTGGCCGCCGGTCTCGCCGCCGACGCGCCCGCCTCCCGCGCGGACGTCGGCACCGCGATCGCCGGAGTGACCTCGGAGCTGCCCTCGGAGGAGGACATCGAGCGCGTGCGCCGGTCGCTGGCCGCGCTGGGCTGGCCGGAGGAGTTCGCGAGCTGA